In Rhinopithecus roxellana isolate Shanxi Qingling chromosome 4, ASM756505v1, whole genome shotgun sequence, a single genomic region encodes these proteins:
- the TAAR6 gene encoding LOW QUALITY PROTEIN: trace amine-associated receptor 6 (The sequence of the model RefSeq protein was modified relative to this genomic sequence to represent the inferred CDS: inserted 1 base in 1 codon; substituted 1 base at 1 genomic stop codon), which yields MSSNSSLLAAVQLCYANVNGSCVKIPYSPGXRVILYIVFGFGAVLAVFGNLLVMISILHFKQLHSPTNFLIASLACADFLVGVIVMSFSVVRTVESCWYFGRSFCTFHTRCDVAFCYSSLFHLCFISIDRYIAVTDPLVYPTKFTVSVSAICISVSWILPLMYSGAVFYTGVYDDGLEELSDALNCIGGCQTIVNQNWVLIDFLSFFIPTLVMISLYGNIFLVARXQAKKIENTGSKTESSSESYKARVARRERKAAKTLGVTVVAFMVSWLPYSIDSLIDAFMGFITPSYIYEICCWCAYYNSAVNPLIYALFYPWFRKAIKVIVTGQVLKNSSATMNLFSEHV from the exons GCTACGCGAACGTGAATGGGTCCTGTGTGAAAATCCCCTACTCGCCTG TCCGGGTGATTCTGTACATAGTGTTTGGCTTTGGGGCTGTGCTGGCTGTGTTTGGAAACCTCCTGGTTATGATTTCAATCCTCCATTTCAAGCAGCTGCACTCTCCGACCAATTTTCTCATTGCCTCTCTGGCCTGTGCTGATTTCTTGGTGGGTGTGATTGTGATGTCCTTCAGCGTGGTCAGGACCGTGGAGAGCTGCTGGTATTTTGGGAGAAGTTTTTGTACTTTCCACACCCGCTGTGATGTGGCATTTTGTTACTCTTCTCTCTTTCACTTGTGCTTCATCTCCATCGACAGGTACATTGCGGTTACTGACCCTCTGGTCTATCCTACCAAGTTCACCGTATCTGTGTCAGCAATTTGCATCAGCGTGTCCTGGATCCTGCCCCTCATGTACAGCGGTGCTGTGTTCTACACAGGTGTCTACGATGATGGGCTGGAAGAATTATCTGATGCCCTAAACTGTATAGGAGGTTGTCAGACCATTGTAAATCAAAACTGGGTGTTAATAGATTTCCTATCCTTCTTTATACCTACCCTTGTTATGATAAGTCTGTATGGTAACATATTTCTTGTGGCTAGATGACAGgctaaaaagatagaaaatactgGTAGCAAGACAGAATCATCCTCAGAGAGTTACAAAGCCAGAGTggccaggagagagagaaaagcagctAAAACCCTGGGGGTCACAGTGGTAGCATTTATGGTTTCATGGTTACCATATAGCATTGATTCATTAATTGATGCCTTTATGGGCTTTATAACCCCTTCCTATATTTATGAGATTTGCTGTTGGTGTGCTTATTATAACTCAGCCGTGAATCCTTTGatttatgctttattttaccCATGGTTTAGGAAAGCAATAAAAGTTATTGTGACTGGTCAGGTTTTAAAGAACAGTTCAGCCACCATGAATTTGTTCTCTGAACATGTATAA